The following are encoded together in the Adhaeribacter arboris genome:
- a CDS encoding SH3 domain-containing protein, translating to MQNTYLKYLSIFFVFFVISLQPTYSQENRNPITIADSLFNQKQYTEALAQYEKILVNQQQYSPSMLLKMAFIKEGLRDYTGTMYYLHLYYSKTPNRAVLRKMEDLAQSHQLTGYEYSDLQFFKTQFNKFYLHLLEGMLLLAVVIITLTTFRRKNKPISNNFKIGFTLYLAFIFYYINFLDFGQEGIIRYNRIPVMSAPSAGATWLATANQGHKLKLTGEKDIWYEVQWKNQRAYIRKQNILVLP from the coding sequence ATGCAAAATACTTATCTTAAATATTTAAGCATATTTTTTGTTTTTTTCGTTATCTCACTTCAACCTACTTATAGTCAAGAAAATAGAAATCCCATAACTATTGCCGATTCTTTGTTTAACCAAAAGCAATACACGGAGGCATTGGCGCAGTACGAAAAAATTCTGGTTAACCAGCAGCAATATTCGCCTAGTATGCTGTTAAAGATGGCTTTTATTAAAGAAGGTCTGCGCGATTATACCGGGACCATGTATTATTTACACCTGTATTATTCTAAAACGCCTAACCGGGCGGTTCTGCGCAAAATGGAGGACTTGGCCCAATCGCACCAGCTAACGGGTTACGAATACAGCGATTTACAATTTTTTAAGACGCAATTCAATAAATTTTACCTGCACCTGCTCGAAGGAATGCTGCTGCTGGCGGTAGTTATTATTACCCTAACTACTTTCCGTCGTAAAAATAAACCCATCAGCAATAACTTTAAAATAGGCTTTACCCTGTACTTAGCTTTTATATTTTACTACATCAACTTCCTTGATTTCGGACAAGAAGGAATTATCCGGTACAACCGCATTCCGGTAATGTCGGCTCCTTCGGCGGGCGCCACGTGGCTGGCTACCGCTAACCAGGGCCATAAATTAAAATTAACGGGCGAAAAGGATATCTGGTACGAGGTGCAGTGGAAAAATCAAAGGGCGTACATCCGGAAACAAAATATTCTGGTGCTGCCTTAA